Proteins found in one Thermaerobacter subterraneus DSM 13965 genomic segment:
- the gatC gene encoding Asp-tRNA(Asn)/Glu-tRNA(Gln) amidotransferase subunit GatC codes for MADITREEVRRIAALARLGLDPAEEERLAGQMVRIVEAMAQLRRVETGDAEPLTHVLGGLGNVTRPDEPRPGTDREALLAAAPDRNGPFLRVPRVIE; via the coding sequence ATGGCCGACATCACGCGGGAGGAGGTGCGGCGCATCGCCGCCCTGGCCCGGCTGGGGCTCGATCCGGCGGAAGAGGAGCGCCTGGCCGGCCAGATGGTCCGCATCGTCGAGGCCATGGCCCAGCTGCGCCGGGTCGAGACCGGCGACGCCGAGCCCCTGACCCACGTTCTGGGCGGCCTGGGCAACGTCACCCGGCCCGACGAGCCCCGGCCGGGGACGGACCGGGAGGCGTTGCTGGCTGCCGCCCCCGATCGCAACGGCCCATTCCTGCGCGTTCCCCGGGTGATCGAATGA
- a CDS encoding M24 family metallopeptidase — MTVHTGGHQHDWRISDAELLRRRRRVQEELARQGASAFITYSPTSIFYLTNFHFIPTERPAALVLDETGRCGLLVPRLELEHAQLVALVDEVRDYPEYPGEIHPMDHLARWLKDRGLGAAHLLAEAAGYGSSWGYQGPALAELLPEARITVDAKLIERHRLVKSPEEIALIRESCRWGNLAHELLQEYAVPGASEVEISHQASHEATMAMIRAFGRARRPVGPLSALATFRGQVGPNSALPHAVTINAILKPGDVLVTGAAAYVGGYLSELERTMFVGEPSAEQVRFFRHMVELQEVAFGAIKPGVPCSAVDREVRRYYDEHGLWPYWRHHVGHNLGLLAHEAPFLDIGDETLIEPGMVFSVEPGLYVPGLGGFRHSDTVLVTETGIELLTYYPRDLESLICGL, encoded by the coding sequence ATGACCGTTCACACCGGTGGCCACCAGCACGACTGGCGCATCAGCGACGCCGAGCTCCTGCGCCGGCGCCGCCGGGTCCAGGAGGAACTGGCCCGGCAGGGGGCGTCGGCCTTCATCACCTACAGCCCCACGTCCATCTTCTATCTGACCAACTTCCATTTCATCCCCACCGAGCGGCCAGCCGCCCTGGTGCTGGACGAAACCGGCCGCTGCGGCCTGCTGGTTCCCCGCTTGGAGCTGGAGCACGCCCAGCTGGTCGCCCTGGTGGACGAGGTGCGGGACTACCCCGAGTACCCCGGCGAGATCCACCCCATGGATCACCTGGCCCGCTGGCTCAAGGACCGGGGCCTGGGGGCGGCCCACCTGCTGGCGGAGGCCGCGGGCTACGGCTCCTCCTGGGGCTACCAGGGGCCGGCCCTGGCGGAACTGCTGCCGGAGGCCCGCATCACCGTGGATGCCAAGCTCATCGAGCGGCACCGGCTGGTCAAATCCCCCGAGGAGATCGCCCTGATCCGGGAGAGCTGCCGCTGGGGCAACCTGGCCCACGAGCTGCTCCAGGAGTATGCGGTCCCCGGGGCCAGCGAGGTGGAGATCAGCCATCAGGCCTCCCACGAGGCCACCATGGCCATGATCCGGGCCTTCGGCCGGGCACGCCGGCCGGTGGGGCCGCTCTCGGCCCTGGCCACCTTCCGCGGCCAGGTGGGGCCCAACAGCGCCCTGCCCCACGCGGTCACCATCAACGCCATCCTGAAGCCGGGCGACGTGCTGGTGACGGGTGCCGCCGCCTACGTGGGCGGGTATTTGAGCGAGCTGGAGCGGACCATGTTCGTGGGCGAGCCCAGCGCCGAGCAGGTCCGGTTCTTCCGGCACATGGTGGAGCTGCAGGAGGTGGCCTTTGGCGCCATCAAGCCGGGCGTGCCGTGTTCCGCCGTCGACCGGGAGGTGCGCCGCTACTACGACGAGCACGGCCTCTGGCCCTACTGGCGCCACCATGTGGGGCACAACCTGGGCCTGCTGGCCCACGAGGCGCCCTTCCTGGACATCGGCGACGAGACCCTGATCGAGCCGGGCATGGTCTTCTCCGTCGAACCCGGACTCTACGTGCCCGGCCTGGGGGGCTTCCGCCACTCGGACACGGTGCTGGTCACCGAGACGGGGATCGAGCTTTTGACCTACTACCCCCGGGATCTGGAGAGCCTGATCTGCGGGCTGTGA
- the opp4C gene encoding oligopeptide ABC transporter permease, with protein sequence MSHPLPWQPGAGPQGEGPGAGGPGVAGPAELPVDGAEPAGPAVALWRVALRRFFTNPWAVGGLLVLLFFIGVAVAAPWIAPHPPEKIDLLNVDAPPSPDHPLGTDGIGRDILSRLIYGSRVSLVVGFAVAAGTMLLGSLVGALAGYFGGWVDTVLMRLIDVMLSFPSLFLNILVLAIFGSDFKYLISILVLTSWMGVARLVRGQFLQLREMQYVEAARAIGTPAWEIIVHHLLRNATAPLIVNATLMIGGAILAESALSFLGLGVQPPQTSWGQMLNNAQEYMLTNPMLAVYPGACIFLTVLAVNFVGDGIRDALDPRQKERIGRGMRLAARAAVAFGRRHAGELEARGGEAR encoded by the coding sequence ATGAGCCATCCCCTGCCGTGGCAACCCGGCGCCGGCCCCCAGGGAGAGGGGCCCGGTGCGGGGGGGCCGGGCGTCGCGGGCCCCGCGGAACTGCCCGTGGACGGGGCCGAGCCCGCGGGACCGGCGGTGGCCCTCTGGCGAGTGGCGCTGCGCCGGTTCTTCACCAACCCGTGGGCGGTGGGCGGACTTCTGGTCCTGTTGTTCTTCATCGGCGTGGCCGTGGCGGCGCCATGGATTGCCCCGCACCCGCCGGAGAAGATCGATCTGCTCAATGTGGACGCGCCGCCCAGCCCGGATCATCCCCTGGGCACCGACGGCATCGGCCGCGACATCCTCTCCCGCTTGATCTACGGCAGCCGGGTTTCCCTGGTGGTCGGCTTTGCCGTGGCCGCCGGCACCATGTTGCTGGGATCGCTGGTGGGGGCCCTGGCGGGCTATTTCGGCGGCTGGGTCGATACCGTGTTGATGCGGCTGATCGACGTGATGCTGTCGTTCCCCTCCCTGTTCCTGAATATCCTGGTGCTGGCCATCTTCGGTTCGGACTTCAAGTACCTGATCTCCATCCTGGTGCTGACCAGCTGGATGGGGGTGGCACGGCTGGTCCGCGGCCAGTTCCTGCAGCTGCGGGAGATGCAGTACGTGGAAGCGGCGCGGGCCATCGGCACCCCGGCTTGGGAGATCATCGTCCACCACCTGCTGCGCAACGCCACGGCGCCCCTGATCGTCAACGCCACCCTGATGATCGGCGGGGCGATCCTGGCCGAATCGGCCCTGTCCTTCCTCGGCCTGGGGGTCCAGCCGCCCCAGACCAGCTGGGGCCAGATGCTGAACAACGCCCAGGAGTACATGCTGACCAACCCCATGCTGGCCGTGTACCCGGGCGCCTGCATCTTCTTGACGGTCCTGGCCGTCAACTTCGTGGGCGACGGGATCCGCGACGCCCTCGACCCGCGGCAGAAGGAGCGGATCGGGCGGGGCATGCGGCTGGCCGCCCGGGCGGCGGTGGCCTTCGGCCGCCGGCATGCCGGCGAGCTGGAGGCCCGGGGAGGTGAGGCCCGTTGA
- the gatA gene encoding Asp-tRNA(Asn)/Glu-tRNA(Gln) amidotransferase subunit GatA, producing the protein MMEELWFEPAHRLAQRLAKGEVSSRELTRLFLDRIQELDGTVGAYLTVTAELALAQAREEDEKRRRGEAAGPLAGVPVAVKDNLCIQGVPTTAASRLLAGYRPPYTATAVERLRRAGAVILGKTNMDEFAMGSSTENSAFRITRNPWDPQRVPGGSSGGSAAAVAAGEAPAALGSDTGGSIRQPAAFCGVVGLKPTYGRVSRYGLIAFASSLDQIGPLARDVTDAALLLEAIAGQDPADATSAPVPVAAWRDALTGEVEGLRIGLPREFYGEAVEPPVAEAVRAAVERLLADGAVAEETSLPSAEHALPAYYLIATAEASSNLARYDGVRYGFRAEAGDLAGMYLETRKNFGPEVKRRILLGTFALREGYYDAYYRKALQVRRLIKDDFDRLFATFDVLITPTSPVVAFPLGARTEDPLAMYAADICTLPVNLAGLPAVSVPCGFAGGLPVGLQIIGRPFAEDAVLRVAYAIEQRLQLDLRPPVGRVAA; encoded by the coding sequence ATGATGGAGGAACTCTGGTTCGAGCCGGCCCACCGCCTGGCCCAGCGCCTGGCGAAGGGGGAGGTCAGCTCGCGGGAGCTGACCCGCCTCTTCCTGGACCGGATCCAGGAGCTGGACGGCACGGTGGGGGCTTACCTGACGGTGACGGCGGAGCTGGCCCTGGCCCAGGCCCGCGAGGAAGACGAAAAGCGCCGCCGGGGCGAGGCGGCGGGGCCCCTGGCGGGGGTGCCCGTGGCCGTCAAGGACAACCTTTGCATCCAGGGCGTTCCGACCACGGCGGCCTCCCGGCTGCTGGCCGGCTACCGGCCGCCGTACACGGCCACGGCGGTGGAGCGGCTGCGCCGGGCGGGGGCCGTGATCCTGGGCAAGACCAACATGGACGAGTTCGCCATGGGGTCGTCCACGGAAAACTCCGCCTTCCGCATCACCCGCAACCCCTGGGATCCCCAGCGGGTGCCCGGCGGATCCAGCGGCGGGTCGGCGGCGGCGGTGGCGGCGGGCGAGGCGCCGGCGGCCCTGGGTTCGGACACCGGCGGCTCCATCCGCCAGCCGGCGGCCTTCTGTGGCGTGGTAGGGCTCAAGCCCACCTACGGCCGGGTGTCCCGCTACGGCCTGATCGCCTTCGCCTCGTCCCTGGACCAGATCGGCCCCCTGGCCCGCGACGTCACCGATGCAGCCTTGCTGCTGGAGGCCATCGCCGGCCAGGATCCGGCGGACGCCACCTCGGCGCCCGTGCCGGTGGCCGCCTGGCGCGACGCCCTGACCGGGGAGGTGGAGGGCCTGCGCATCGGCCTGCCCCGGGAGTTCTACGGCGAGGCGGTGGAACCCCCGGTGGCGGAGGCGGTCCGGGCGGCGGTGGAGCGGCTGTTGGCCGACGGCGCCGTGGCGGAGGAGACCTCCCTGCCGTCGGCGGAGCACGCCCTGCCCGCCTACTACCTGATCGCCACGGCGGAGGCTTCCTCCAACCTGGCCCGCTACGACGGCGTGCGGTACGGCTTCCGGGCCGAGGCCGGCGACCTGGCGGGCATGTACCTGGAGACCCGGAAGAACTTCGGCCCCGAGGTCAAGCGCCGCATCCTGCTGGGCACCTTCGCCCTGCGGGAAGGCTACTACGACGCCTACTACCGCAAGGCGCTGCAGGTGCGCCGGCTGATCAAGGACGACTTCGACCGGCTCTTCGCCACCTTCGACGTGCTGATCACGCCCACCTCGCCGGTGGTGGCCTTCCCCCTGGGCGCCCGCACCGAGGACCCGCTGGCCATGTACGCCGCGGACATCTGCACGCTGCCCGTCAACCTGGCGGGCCTGCCGGCGGTGTCGGTCCCCTGCGGCTTCGCCGGCGGGCTGCCCGTGGGGCTGCAGATCATCGGCCGGCCCTTCGCCGAGGACGCGGTGCTGCGCGTCGCCTACGCCATCGAGCAGCGGTTGCAGCTGGACCTGCGACCGCCTGTGGGGAGGGTTGCGGCATGA
- a CDS encoding ABC transporter permease has translation MAEYLVRRVLQSLLVLWLVTVVTFAIIHLAPGGPVQIFLQPGLSPAAIEQQIKNLGLDRPIPVQYLDWLGDLLRGDLGHTFKGYIPVAQIIWPTFKNTLILMGTAWVVTLLLAIPWGVYNSARQYGLSDTLASLVGYAGLAMPSFWLGIILQQVFALKLKWLPLSNMYTYGREGDLLDLVRHMVLPVATLVIINLAAYLKYARASMLEVLGQDYIRTARAKGVPERRVIFRHALRNALIPIITILGLDLPFVVSGAALTEAVFNWPGMGQLFVQMAFAREYQVLMAITLIVTVVVVVGNLLADVLYAVVDPRVRLTGKGVQSA, from the coding sequence TTGGCGGAGTACCTGGTGCGCCGGGTGTTGCAATCCCTGCTGGTTCTCTGGCTGGTCACCGTGGTGACCTTTGCCATCATCCACCTGGCTCCCGGCGGGCCCGTTCAGATCTTCCTCCAGCCCGGGCTCTCGCCGGCTGCCATCGAGCAGCAGATCAAGAACCTGGGGCTCGACCGGCCCATTCCCGTTCAGTACCTGGACTGGCTGGGGGATCTGCTGCGCGGCGACCTGGGCCATACCTTCAAGGGCTACATCCCGGTGGCCCAGATCATCTGGCCCACCTTCAAAAACACCCTGATCCTGATGGGAACGGCATGGGTGGTAACGCTGCTCCTTGCCATCCCCTGGGGTGTGTACAATAGCGCCCGCCAGTACGGGCTGTCCGACACGCTGGCGTCCCTGGTGGGCTACGCAGGCTTGGCCATGCCCTCCTTCTGGCTGGGCATCATCCTCCAGCAGGTGTTTGCCCTGAAGTTGAAGTGGTTGCCCCTGTCGAACATGTACACCTACGGCCGCGAGGGCGACTTGTTGGATCTGGTGCGCCATATGGTCCTGCCGGTGGCCACCCTGGTGATCATCAACCTGGCCGCCTACCTGAAATACGCCCGGGCCAGCATGCTGGAAGTTCTCGGCCAGGACTACATCCGCACCGCGCGGGCGAAGGGCGTGCCCGAGCGGCGGGTCATCTTCCGCCACGCCCTGCGCAACGCCTTGATTCCCATCATCACCATTCTCGGGCTTGACCTGCCCTTCGTGGTCTCCGGTGCCGCCCTCACCGAGGCCGTGTTCAACTGGCCGGGCATGGGCCAGCTCTTCGTCCAGATGGCTTTCGCGCGGGAATACCAGGTGTTGATGGCCATCACCTTGATCGTCACCGTGGTGGTGGTGGTCGGCAACCTGCTGGCCGACGTGCTGTACGCCGTGGTCGATCCCCGGGTGCGCTTGACGGGGAAGGGGGTGCAGTCTGCATGA
- a CDS encoding M20/M25/M40 family metallo-hydrolase, with the protein MEGALAYSRAHRETALDDLRTLLRQPSVAAQNLGMEDCARLVASMLEGIGATVEVVPLEGGFPVVYGEIDAGAPRTLLFYNHYDVQPPEPLEEWEVDPFAAEIRDGRLIARGVADNKGNLMTRIKAVEAWLKGEGRLPVNVKFVIEGEEEIGSVHLHQFMDRYADRLAADGVVWESGGKDARGRPAISAGCKGILYVELVARAANQDLHSSLAAIVPNPAWRLVQALGTLKDVATDRVLIEGFYDAVRGPTPAERRLLEQFPLEEDEMLASWGLKEFIGGLRGTALQEKLLYAPTCTICGLVSGYTGPGTKTVLPREARAKIDFRLVPDQRAEDILAKLRAHLERHGFGDLEIVVLGPEDPAQTDPDHPLVGVIRDTAREVYGVEPVVRPRAAGTGPMFLFHRIGLTATVDGVGIGHHGSLVHAPNENAYVDDYYRGIEHVIRILDRFGRI; encoded by the coding sequence TTGGAAGGTGCCCTTGCCTACAGCCGGGCCCACCGGGAGACGGCGCTGGACGACCTGCGCACCCTGCTGCGCCAGCCCTCGGTGGCGGCCCAGAACCTGGGCATGGAGGACTGCGCCCGGCTGGTGGCATCCATGCTCGAGGGCATCGGCGCCACGGTGGAGGTGGTTCCCCTGGAGGGGGGCTTCCCCGTGGTCTATGGGGAGATCGACGCCGGTGCACCTCGCACGCTGCTCTTTTACAACCACTACGACGTCCAGCCGCCCGAGCCCCTGGAGGAATGGGAGGTCGACCCCTTCGCGGCCGAGATCCGCGACGGCCGCCTGATTGCCCGCGGGGTGGCCGACAACAAGGGCAACCTGATGACCCGCATCAAAGCGGTGGAGGCGTGGCTCAAGGGCGAGGGCCGGCTGCCGGTCAACGTCAAGTTCGTCATCGAAGGGGAAGAGGAGATCGGCAGCGTCCACCTGCACCAGTTCATGGACCGTTACGCGGACCGGCTGGCCGCCGACGGCGTGGTCTGGGAGTCGGGCGGCAAGGATGCCCGGGGGCGGCCTGCCATCTCCGCGGGGTGCAAGGGCATCCTCTACGTGGAGCTGGTGGCCCGGGCGGCCAACCAGGACCTGCACTCCAGCCTGGCCGCCATCGTGCCCAACCCCGCCTGGCGCCTGGTGCAGGCCCTGGGCACCTTGAAAGACGTGGCGACGGACCGGGTGCTGATCGAGGGCTTTTACGACGCCGTGCGCGGCCCGACCCCGGCCGAGCGCCGGCTGCTGGAGCAGTTCCCCCTGGAAGAAGACGAGATGCTGGCCTCCTGGGGGCTTAAGGAGTTCATCGGCGGCCTGCGGGGGACGGCACTGCAGGAAAAGCTGCTCTACGCTCCCACCTGCACCATCTGCGGCCTGGTGTCGGGCTACACGGGCCCGGGGACCAAGACGGTGCTACCCCGGGAGGCTCGGGCCAAGATCGACTTCCGCCTGGTCCCCGACCAGCGGGCCGAGGACATCCTGGCGAAGCTGCGGGCCCACCTGGAGCGCCACGGTTTCGGCGACCTGGAGATCGTGGTGCTGGGCCCGGAAGATCCGGCCCAGACGGACCCGGACCACCCCCTGGTAGGCGTGATCCGTGACACGGCCCGGGAGGTTTACGGGGTCGAACCCGTGGTGCGGCCGCGAGCGGCGGGGACAGGCCCCATGTTCCTCTTCCACCGCATCGGCCTGACCGCCACCGTGGACGGGGTGGGCATCGGCCACCACGGCTCCCTGGTCCACGCGCCCAACGAGAACGCCTACGTGGACGACTACTACCGCGGCATCGAGCACGTGATCCGCATCCTCGACCGGTTTGGCCGGATTTGA
- a CDS encoding ABC transporter ATP-binding protein, whose product MAAVEPATPAVRPAGAAGTGEAPGQAGQGGEPLVRVEGLKKYFPITRGILSRTVGHVRAVDGVSMEIYPGETFGLVGESGCGKSTLARLILRLVDATEGKVWFDGQDLFALTPAAMRRVRRQMQIIFQDPFGSLNPRFTVADIIGEPLRVHGMRRRADRDRRVAELLELVGLNPAWRHRFPHQFSGGQRQRIGIARAIALNPRFVVADEAVSSLDVSVQAQILNLLADLQERLGLTYLFIAHGLNVVRHVSTRVGVMYLGQLVEVAPVDELFQHPAHPYTAALLSAAPAPHPRRRRERIVLQGDVPSPASPPPGCRFHPRCPFAQPRCREEMPVLRVLGPGHAVACHFPLG is encoded by the coding sequence ATGGCAGCGGTCGAACCCGCAACCCCCGCGGTCCGGCCGGCCGGGGCAGCAGGCACCGGCGAAGCACCAGGCCAGGCCGGCCAGGGGGGCGAACCTCTGGTCAGGGTGGAAGGACTCAAGAAGTACTTCCCCATCACCCGCGGCATCCTGTCCCGCACCGTGGGGCATGTGCGGGCCGTGGACGGCGTGTCCATGGAGATCTACCCCGGGGAGACCTTCGGCCTGGTGGGCGAGTCGGGCTGCGGCAAATCCACCCTGGCGAGGCTGATCCTGCGGCTGGTCGATGCCACGGAAGGGAAGGTCTGGTTCGACGGCCAGGACCTGTTTGCCCTAACGCCGGCCGCCATGCGCCGGGTGCGGCGCCAGATGCAGATCATCTTCCAGGATCCCTTCGGCTCGCTGAACCCGCGGTTCACCGTGGCGGACATCATCGGCGAGCCGCTGCGGGTGCACGGCATGCGCCGGCGGGCCGACCGCGATCGCCGGGTGGCGGAGCTCCTGGAGCTGGTCGGGCTGAACCCGGCCTGGCGCCACCGGTTTCCCCACCAGTTCTCCGGCGGCCAGCGCCAGCGCATCGGCATCGCCCGGGCCATCGCCCTGAACCCGCGGTTTGTGGTCGCCGATGAAGCCGTCTCCTCCCTGGACGTGTCGGTGCAGGCCCAGATCCTCAACCTGCTGGCGGACTTGCAGGAGCGGCTGGGGCTGACGTACCTCTTCATCGCCCACGGGCTCAACGTGGTCCGCCACGTCTCCACCCGCGTGGGGGTGATGTACCTGGGCCAGCTGGTGGAGGTGGCGCCCGTGGACGAGCTCTTCCAGCACCCGGCCCACCCCTACACGGCGGCCCTCCTGTCGGCGGCTCCGGCACCCCACCCGCGGCGCCGCCGGGAACGCATCGTCCTGCAGGGCGACGTGCCGTCGCCAGCCAGCCCGCCGCCGGGTTGCCGGTTCCACCCCCGCTGCCCCTTTGCCCAGCCTCGCTGCCGGGAGGAGATGCCGGTTCTCCGGGTGCTGGGCCCGGGGCACGCGGTGGCCTGCCACTTCCCCCTGGGGTGA
- a CDS encoding ABC transporter ATP-binding protein, which translates to MIRKAWAAAPAGAPLPVTGAAGGTNPARESRPLLQVEDLTAGFITRQGPLLAVEGISFRVDVGETVCLVGESGSGKSVTSLAIMRLLEYDNGAIFGGRILLDGTDLVAQSQEAMRRIRGRHVAMVFQEPMTALNPVFPIGDQIAEAVMLHEGKSRAEAWSRAVEMLRLVGIPEPEVRVRQYPHQFSGGMRQRAMIAMALACRPRLLIADEPTTALDVTIQAQILELLRQLKAELGMSILLITHDMGVAAEMADRIVVLYAGRVVEEGPVDRIFERPAHPYTMGLLSSVPDLERPRQRRLWAIPGSVPSIDRMPRGCRFHPRCPYAEPRCREEEPPLRPWEGGHVACWLAEQVAAQGLRFGEAPAGPAGFATGNPEEAGLVAGHRGAGGSPAHPSGGPAAFGGGRAEAAGGAGEVTG; encoded by the coding sequence TTGATCCGCAAGGCGTGGGCTGCGGCGCCCGCCGGAGCACCGCTGCCGGTGACCGGTGCCGCCGGGGGCACCAACCCGGCGAGAGAAAGCCGGCCCCTGCTGCAGGTGGAGGACCTGACCGCCGGGTTCATCACCCGCCAGGGCCCCCTGCTGGCGGTGGAGGGCATCTCCTTCCGCGTCGACGTGGGGGAGACGGTCTGCCTGGTGGGGGAGTCGGGCAGCGGCAAGAGCGTGACCTCCCTGGCCATCATGCGGCTGCTGGAGTATGACAACGGGGCCATCTTTGGAGGCCGGATCCTGCTGGACGGCACCGACCTGGTGGCCCAGAGCCAGGAGGCCATGCGCCGGATCCGCGGGCGCCACGTGGCCATGGTCTTCCAGGAGCCCATGACGGCGCTGAACCCTGTCTTTCCCATCGGCGACCAGATCGCCGAAGCGGTGATGCTCCACGAGGGCAAGAGCCGGGCGGAGGCCTGGTCCCGGGCGGTGGAGATGCTGCGGCTGGTGGGCATCCCCGAGCCCGAGGTGCGGGTGCGCCAGTACCCCCACCAGTTCTCCGGCGGCATGCGCCAGCGGGCCATGATCGCCATGGCCCTGGCGTGCCGCCCCCGGCTGCTGATCGCCGATGAGCCCACCACGGCCCTGGACGTGACGATCCAGGCCCAGATCCTCGAGCTGCTGCGGCAGCTCAAGGCCGAGCTGGGCATGTCCATCCTGCTCATCACCCACGACATGGGCGTGGCGGCGGAGATGGCCGACCGCATCGTGGTCCTCTATGCCGGCCGGGTGGTGGAGGAAGGGCCGGTGGACCGGATCTTTGAACGGCCCGCCCACCCCTACACCATGGGCCTGCTCTCATCGGTGCCGGACCTGGAGCGGCCGCGGCAGCGCCGGCTGTGGGCCATTCCCGGTTCGGTGCCCAGCATCGACCGGATGCCGCGGGGGTGCCGGTTCCACCCGCGCTGTCCCTACGCCGAGCCCCGTTGCAGGGAAGAGGAGCCGCCCTTGCGGCCCTGGGAAGGGGGCCACGTCGCCTGCTGGCTGGCCGAGCAGGTGGCCGCCCAGGGGCTGCGGTTCGGAGAGGCCCCTGCCGGGCCGGCCGGGTTTGCTACCGGAAACCCGGAGGAGGCCGGGCTGGTTGCGGGGCACCGGGGTGCAGGGGGCAGCCCGGCGCATCCGTCCGGAGGCCCGGCGGCTTTCGGCGGCGGCCGGGCCGAGGCAGCGGGCGGTGCTGGGGAGGTGACCGGTTGA
- the gatB gene encoding Asp-tRNA(Asn)/Glu-tRNA(Gln) amidotransferase subunit GatB: MTGAAEAHRAHDAAAMPPGAAMAPAAATGVAVRDAAAGQAAATPAAGGPRPAAGSSADPWQEQDGLRYRVIVGLEVHVELRTRTKIFCSCPNQFGAEPNTHVCPVCMGLPGTLPVLNQQALEYAALAALALNCRIARETKFDRKNYTYPDLPKGYQISQYDQPLATGGWVEIDTPDGPKRIRIRRLHLEEDAGKSVHDQDATGTLLDFNRAGVPLIEIVTEPDLASPEEARLFLQELRAAILYTGVSDVRMEEGSLRCDANVNVVVAGAGPGGTDLRTPITEIKNLNSFRSVVRALEHEVARHLDAVRRGEPLQRETRHWDEGRGVTRPSRGKEEAHDYRYFPEPDLPRLVLDEAWVEGLRARLPELPRQRRARYVDELGLPAYDAGVLTADPALARFFEDVVAAGVAPKAASNWIMSEVLAHLNATGRSVQDLPFGPGQLAALLRLVDQGTISGKIAKQVFAIMLEEGGDPEVIVRERGLVQVTDEAQLAEWVDRAIAENPEAVANYRGGKETALGFLVGQVMRFSKGKANPQRVNELLRERLKG; this comes from the coding sequence ATGACGGGTGCGGCGGAGGCCCATCGTGCCCACGACGCCGCGGCGATGCCGCCCGGGGCCGCCATGGCGCCGGCCGCGGCGACTGGGGTTGCGGTGCGTGATGCCGCTGCGGGGCAGGCCGCTGCGACCCCTGCCGCCGGAGGCCCGCGACCGGCGGCCGGTTCGTCCGCGGATCCGTGGCAGGAGCAGGACGGGCTGCGCTACCGGGTGATCGTGGGGCTGGAAGTCCACGTGGAGCTGCGCACCCGGACCAAGATCTTCTGCAGCTGCCCCAACCAGTTCGGCGCCGAGCCCAACACCCACGTCTGCCCGGTGTGCATGGGCCTGCCCGGCACCTTGCCGGTCCTCAACCAGCAGGCCCTGGAGTACGCCGCCCTGGCGGCCCTGGCCCTCAACTGCCGCATCGCCCGGGAGACCAAGTTCGACCGGAAGAACTACACCTACCCCGACCTGCCCAAGGGCTACCAGATCTCCCAGTACGACCAGCCCCTGGCCACCGGCGGGTGGGTGGAGATCGACACGCCGGACGGCCCGAAGCGCATCCGCATCCGGCGGCTGCACCTGGAGGAGGACGCCGGCAAGTCCGTCCATGACCAGGACGCCACGGGTACCCTCCTGGACTTCAACCGGGCGGGGGTGCCCCTGATCGAGATCGTCACCGAGCCCGACCTGGCCTCGCCCGAGGAGGCGCGCCTGTTCCTGCAGGAACTGCGGGCCGCCATCCTTTACACCGGCGTCTCCGACGTGCGCATGGAGGAGGGCTCCCTGCGCTGCGACGCCAACGTCAACGTGGTGGTGGCGGGGGCCGGGCCGGGGGGGACCGACCTGCGCACCCCCATCACCGAGATCAAGAACCTCAACTCCTTCCGCTCGGTGGTGCGGGCCCTGGAGCATGAGGTGGCCCGGCACCTGGATGCGGTGCGCCGGGGCGAGCCGCTGCAGCGGGAGACCCGCCACTGGGACGAGGGGCGGGGCGTGACCCGGCCCTCCCGCGGCAAGGAGGAGGCCCACGACTACCGCTACTTCCCCGAGCCCGACCTGCCCCGGCTGGTGCTGGACGAGGCCTGGGTCGAGGGCTTGCGGGCGCGGCTGCCGGAGCTGCCCCGCCAGCGCCGGGCCCGGTACGTGGACGAACTCGGCCTGCCGGCCTACGACGCGGGCGTGCTGACCGCCGATCCGGCCCTGGCCCGGTTCTTCGAGGACGTGGTGGCGGCAGGGGTGGCGCCCAAGGCGGCCAGCAACTGGATCATGAGCGAGGTGCTGGCCCACCTCAACGCCACGGGGCGATCGGTCCAGGACCTGCCCTTCGGGCCGGGCCAGCTGGCGGCCTTGCTCCGGCTGGTCGACCAGGGCACCATCAGCGGCAAGATCGCCAAGCAGGTCTTCGCCATCATGCTTGAAGAAGGTGGCGACCCGGAGGTCATCGTCCGGGAGCGGGGCCTGGTGCAGGTGACCGACGAGGCCCAGCTGGCCGAGTGGGTCGACCGGGCCATCGCCGAGAACCCCGAGGCGGTGGCCAACTACCGGGGCGGCAAGGAGACGGCCCTGGGCTTCCTGGTCGGCCAGGTGATGCGCTTCAGCAAGGGCAAGGCCAATCCCCAGCGGGTCAACGAGCTCCTGAGGGAGCGGCTGAAGGGCTAG